The sequence below is a genomic window from Rhinopithecus roxellana isolate Shanxi Qingling chromosome 7, ASM756505v1, whole genome shotgun sequence.
caactttggtgaatctggcaattatgtgtcttggagttgctcttctggaggagtatctttgtggcgttctctgtatttcctgaatttgaatgttggcctgccctactaggttggggaagttctcctggatgatatcctgaagagtgttttccaacttggttccattttccccctcactttcaggcaccccaatcagacgtagatttggtctttttacataatcccatacttcttgcaggctttgttcatttctttttcttcttttttcttttggtttctcttctcgcttcatttcattcatttgatcctcaatcgctgatactctttcttccagttgatcgagtcggttattgaagcttgtgcatttgtcacgtatttctcgtgtcatggttttcatctctgtcatttcgtttatgaccttctctgcattaattattctagctgtcaattcttccactcttttttcaagatttttagtttctttgcactgggtacgtaattcctcctttagctctgagaagtttgatggactgaagccttcttctctcatctcgtcaaagtcattctctgaccagcttcgatccgttgctggcgatgggctgcactcctttgcagggggagatgtgctcttattttttgaatttccagcttttctgccctgctttttccccatctttgtggttttatctgcctctggtccttgatgatagtgacgtactgatggggttttggtataggtgtccttcctgtttgatagttttccttctaacagtcaggaccctcagctgtaggtctgttggagattgcttgacttccactccagaccctttttgcctgggtatcagcagcagaggttgcagaagatagaatattgctgaacagcgagtgtacctgtctgattcttactttggaagcttcctctcaggggtgtactccaccctgtgaggtgtggggtgtcagactgcccctagtggtggatgtctcccagtgaggctactcaggggtcagggacccacttgagcaggcagtctgttcgttcttagatctcaacctccatgttgggagatccactgctctcttcaaagctgtcagacagggttgtttgcgtctgcagaggttctgctgcgtttttgttgttgttttttagctgtgccctgtccccagaggtggaatctacagagacaggcaggtttccttgagctgctgtgagctccacccagttggagcttcccagcggctttgtttacccacttaagcctcagcaatggcgggcgcccctcctccagcctcgctgctgccttgcggttagatcgcagactgctgtgttagcaatgagggaggctccgtgggcatgggaccctcccggccaggtgtgggatatattctcctggtgtgcccgtttgcttaaagcgcagtattggggtgggagttacccgattttccaggtgttgtgtgtctcagttcccctggctaggaaaagggattcccttcccccttgcgcttcccaggtgaggcaatgcctcgccctgcgtcagctctcgctgttcgggctgcagcagctgaccagcactgattgtccggcactccctagtgagatgaccccagtacctcagttgaaaatgcagaaatcactggtcttctgtgtcactcgcgctgggagttggagactggagctcttcctatttggccaccttgctccgcccccagtaattttaattttcatactgAGCCTAACACTCCATACTATAAATTATCAAATTAGTTGTAGcttttttactttcatttgtGCATTAGTTTCATGCAAGCCAATTAGCTCTGGGATAACAAGAGGGTACCTTGAATAAAgttcaaatttaaaaagatattttgcaggagataatttttttctttcatttgcacACTTTTATAAGAAGTGAAGATATTGAAACATTCAAATATATCCTTTAATAAATAAGATTTTCCCATTACCCACTTTATCTCaggataaaataatttgaaagtaaggtaaattctttttatggttaatattaaattttaaggaCTAATGATTTACAAGGAGATTTAAAATTTCCACTATTGCTACCTTAATACTTTAGTTATTCAGCATGTGGGTGTTTTGTTAactgaattttttggtttcttgattttttaagtgCAGCAACAAAACTCCCCAAATATTAGAAATGTTTTGACTCCTGGCTCAGCTAGTTATTTTCAGAAAGAGATGTTATCTAATGTAAATCTACCATTAGAACCAACCAATTAATGATGGGGTCAGTGTACTCTGAAGACTTCATGGCACACTAGTTGAAAGCTATTATTGATGTTagccaaacaggaaaaaaaaatctagtgagaaaagaaatttcattcCTCAAATACAGAAACCTTAAAACATTAGCATGCTATGCAAATAgtgtttaaaaaattgaaaatcagcTAAACTATACTTATTGAACAAAAATCCCTGATAAAATTTGCTGCACTTGTCACAAAAAAGTAACTATAGGAGAGAATAGATGTATCTATGTGCTTCATATTGAtctattttactgtattttactaTCTGTATGTATCCTATAACATCATGTTATAAacctcaaatatataaaataaaatttactttaaaaatttaaagctaaCATAATTcctaaaatcaacaaaaatagaaattatttaatgttGAAGAACTCTTTATCttacttaataaataaaatttattctcaCCCTGAAATAGAAAGCTGACAGGCcactatattaattaaaatacatgGTTATCTGAGTTAGAAGAGTCCTGAAAATATGATTTTAGTGGACTTGTCTGTCCTTCGATAAGTTTCCACCTCTGCCTCATCCTGTCACACATGACTCTTTAACACAAGCACCTGTGTCAAAGTGGCACATAAACAGCTTCAGAGAAGCAAACCTAGAGGGCAGAATTATCCTCTCAGTAATTAGATTGAGCCCCTTGGCTGAGCCTGAAGTATTGCTCTGGGACACCATTTCACTAGCATGTCCTGGGACTTGTAACACAATACAAAAGTCAAACATGGCACTATTGTGTCATGTACCCATTGTTAATTGAGGTTGAGATTGATGAGGGATATTCTTATGtgtcaaataaaaatttgtttaactATATGATTTTCCAGATTGTTATGGTAAGAATTTAGAAATTTGGTTCTTTTAAACTCCAAGATCCTATCTACTATTTGACTCTATATTATCAAGTAGCAATCTGGAAAATCACAtaattaaactaatttttatttgacaCATAAGGCTTGCCAGAGTTCCAATTCTGATTGCTGGAATGGGCAATTCTCTTTTGGCTAGGGTTGGTTTGAGTACTCCATCCATGGGTGCATGTCAGCGAATTTCAGCGCGGTTATACATTCTGCTGTGAGTTCAATGCAATGTCTCAATTGCTGCGCTGTCCCTCTCCCAAATGTACAGATTCTCTCTATTCACCGTGTGGCCACTACCAACTACCAAGGCATAGTGGACAAATGGTATCAGttattcaagactgtctttcctaccctcgtCAGTGCCTCTTTTTGCAATATGAAGTCAAAatcaggtactgtgagtgctcacctgatatTTCGTTATTATAAAGGTGCTTTttgtgtgtagatagttgttaaatttggtgttctTGTTGTGGGGGTAGTGATGATAATCAGTGGAGCTTTTTATTTGTCCACCTTGTTCTGACCCTCCTAGACTAGTGGTAGacacacagaaaaattgagcagaaagtacagggTTCTCATATTATACCCCCCATACACATAATTTCTcctattattaatatcttatGTTAGTATGAGACATTTGGTACAACTAATGAAACGatattgacacattattattaattaaagttcatacatttttttcagattgCGTTAGTTTTTATCTgttattctatttctatttaagGTCCTAACCAGGATACTACATTACCTTTCGTTATCAGGTATCCTTAGCCTCCTCTTGACTGTGGCAGGTTCTCAGAGTTCTGGTTTTTGATGGCCTTGACAGTATTGAGGAATACTGGTCAGGTTTATTGTAGCATGCCCCTTCTTGggaatttgtctgatgtttttcttataATCAGACTGGGTTCTAGAATTTGGGGAGGAATATCACAGAGGTAAATTGCATGAGTTTACAATGACTTACAATCACCTGGAAAAAACAGATTTCTCCATGTAAAGTTATTCTACCACCTCTACTCCCATTTTTCATACTACTGTCTTTTGAAAGATGGCCCTATGCACAGTGCCTACTTAAGGTGTGGAGCATCTACATACAGTCATTTCTTGGTATCTATTGGAGATTGCTTCACATATCCCCATTATACCAAAATTTGGATGCTCAATTCTCTCATATAAAGTGGTgtagtattttcatataacctaTATACAttttcctgtatactttaaatcatctctagattactgaAAATATCTAATACAGAGTAAATGTTGTGTAAATAGTTGTTctgttatattgtttttatttgttctttatttttaaattattattttcctaggctttttttttcatCCATGGTTAGCTAAATTAATTGATGCAGACCCTgtgatatggagggccaactgtagTTTATTTAGAATTCTGTATGATTCTTCTTGATCATATTTGAAAttcttccatatacattttaaaatcagattgccAATTTCCACAAAAATTTCTGCTgatatttttgttacaattgAGTTGAATTTATAGATCAGTGAGAAGAAAATAGACATCTTAAGTGTTGAGCctttcaattcatgaacataatatatatctccatttatttgtctttattgaCTTCGTTCATTAGTGTTTTATACCTTCCAGCATATAGATcttatacatgttttaaaaagtttatacttAAGAATTTTACACCTTTGATCACATTGCACATggaactgattttaaaattttgtttacatttgtatgttgtttatatatagaaatacacTAGATTTCTATACATTGACCTTATACCCTTTAAcattgctaaattcacttatttctAGTAGCTTTTTGaagattccttgggattttttACCTGAGCAATCATATTGTCTGGTGATAGGAACagctttacttctttttctcttcagttgCCTTTTATCCCTTTCCTTGCCTTATCGAATTGCTAGATCTTCCTATATAATGCTGATTAAGAGTGTTGAGAGTGGATGTTCTTACATTCTTAGGGTAGTATTAGGGAGAAATCATTCACTCTTTCACtaaagtatgatgttagcttCAGGTTTTTTGTAGGTGCTCTTTATCATGTtgaggaaatttctttttattactagtTTGCATAGAGCTTTTATCAGGAATTGGTGCTGACTTTTATCAAATTCGtcttctgtatctattgagatggtcatgtgGTTTTGCTTTTGTGATCTGAGAAGATGGTGAATTGTAGTACATTTTTTGCTTTCTAAATGTTTGTTATACTAAACTTTTATTCCTGAGACAAACTCCACTTGGTCACATTGTCCCTTTTGTATATTGTTggatcagatttttctttttttcttttctttttctgtctttttttttttttttttttttttttgagacggtgtctcattgtgtcacccagactggagtgcagtggcacgatgttggctcactgcaagctctgcctctcgggttcacgccattctcctgcctcagccaccggagTACCTGGAAccacagacacccgccaccatgcccagctagttttttgtagttttcttaaagacgggttttcaccgtgttagccaggatgatctcgatctcctgactttgtgatccacctgcctcggcttcccaaagtgctgggattacaggcgtgagccaccgtgcctggcctattggatcagattttctaaaatgttgtTAACTTTTTTTGGTTCTATGTTTATGGGAGATATTGAATAGTAGCTTTCTTTTCTGGTAAAGGCTTTGTTTTTGATATCAGAGTAATGTTAGCCTCATAGACTAATTAGAGAACAAGCCTCACCTCTTCAATTTTCGGGATGAGTTGTAGacttgttattatttcttttttaaatatttcatagaatTTCCCAATAAAGCTGTCTGGACCAAAAGATGTCTTTGTGGTAAGATTTCAAAGTGTGAagttaatttctttaaataatgtcAGGCTATTGAGATTTTCTATGTCTTCTTGGTTGAACCTtgatagtttgtgtctttcaaggaattcattcatttcatttaggTTGTTGGATTTAGCAgcataaaaatgttcattatcGTTCCTCATTTTTATAACTATAGAATCTTTACTGATGTTGCCACTCTCATTTCTGATATTGATTATGTAAGTATTTGCTCTCTTTCTGCCTTCGACCCTCTCTTTTATTTGCTGAAGAACCTGGCTAAAGGTTTACCTGTTTTATTGATATTCCCAGTGAGTCagcttttgatttcattgattttctctattgtttttctattttatagatttcaGCTCTGGCCTCTATTAtatcctttttttgtattttggtgtgtgtttgctcttgtttttctagttttttgaggtgGACTCTGAAGTCGttgatttgatttatttcttttctaatgtaaaagaaatcatagtgctataaatttccctctaattactgctttagctgcatcccttGAATTCTGATATATTGTGTCTTGATTTTGATGCAGCTCAAAATAATTTCccatttgatttcttccttggcctatgttttttaaagaatgtttttatctagtttcctttttttttttttttcaaaggttgATTATCTTTAAAAGTGACTTAGGTGATGAGAAAAGTCTGTATATTTACCCGTGTTGTTGCTATTCTTGGGGCTGTTCATTCATTTTGATGAATCTATATTTCCATGTagcatcatttttcttctctacaaaagactttcttttacatttcttgtaGAATGGATCTGTTGGAGAGgaattatttcagcttttataTAGCTCAAAAAGCCTtggtatcttttttgtttttggaagatattttctCTGGGTAAAGTATTATAGTTTGACAGGTtatttcattcttcattttctaatattaaaaagcTACTACTCTACTGTGTTCTTCTGGTTTTAAAGATATGCtgtcatttttataatatctttgttcctctgtaaTTAATGTGTCCTTTTTTCCTGCTTGTGTGATTTTCTATTTATCAGTTGTTTTAGTAGGTTAATTCTGATATGCTTTGCTATAGCAATATTAATTGtcttaatatttattgtttttttttttttttggcaccagAGTTGACTTTTAATTTGTCCTAAAGCTGCTGAAgcaaaaaccataaaacattctgctttcttttcttttacaaccCCATGaacgcaaaaaaaaaataaaataaaataaaataacaaaagaaacaacaacaaaacccaaactaTTTGTAGGAGAAAATGGCTTTGTACATGGGATGAAACAATATGAATTCAAAACTTACAGATAAGGGTTAGCTCTATCACTCaactctttaaaaagtttatatgaATATCCAGTCAAAACCAACAAGGTATTGCCCTTGAAATGTTAACTAGATGGATTTCCAAGGAGACCACAGGACTGTATACTGTCTTGGAATGTCCTCAGAAGGCTCTGTCATTGATCAGGTAACAGTAAAAACCCCAGAGTCCTTTCTttcaaatggaaaaggaaaagcagagggACAGAAGCTATTCAAACTTCGTCTTCTTTCCTTGTGGCTTGTggtcacctcctcctcctctgcctcctcggaAGCCACCTCGCCCTCCAAAGCCTCCCCGGCCTCTGCCACCaaatcctcctcggcctcctctGCCACCACCTCGTCCTCCAAAGCCGCCTCTGCCTCCACCACGACCCCCAAAGCCACCTTCACCCTTAGGTTTGGCCCAGTCCAAGGTAACTTTATTTCCATCAATTTCACCATCTTCCATGGCCTCCTTGGCAGCTTTGGCATCCTCCTCACTGTTGAAGTCTACAAAACCAAACCCTTTGGAGGACCCAGTTTCCTGGTCAGTGACTATCCTTGCCCGAACAGAGCCGTCAAATGACTCCTTTAATGTCTCTTCAGTGGTATCCTCAGACAGGCCTTTGACAAACAGAGTTTTGGATGGCTGGCTTCTGGCATTTGGTGATCCCCTGGGTCCTTGCAACTCCAGCCTGATTGCTCTGCCCTCAATTTCCCTTTTATTACAGGAATTTAAAGCTTCTTTAGCATCTTCGAATGAAGCAAACTCTATAAATGCATACCCTTTAGATTTGCCATTTTGGTTCTGGGGTACTTTGATAAAAGTTGCTTTCTCAAATACTTCCTGAAGAGTTTCTTCTGTTGCACTGTAGGAGAGGTTGCTTAAAACCAGAGTTTTTGATTCACCACTCCAAGTGCTATTCTTTCCACCTCTATAGTCTTGATTTTGACCTTTCTCTCCAGTATAGTACAGGGAAATAGATTGCCCATCGATCTCTGTTCCCTGCTTTTCCTCAAAGGTTTTCTCTGCATCAGCTTCTGTCTTAAATTCAATATAAGCAATCCCTTTACTTTTCCCATCCTTGCTGACTAATCTGATCTCCGCAGCATCTTCAAACACTTCTTTCAATTCATCCTGAGTAACTTTGTAAGGGAGATTTTTAGCCAAAAGCGTTCTCGCATCTCGCTCCTTCTTACTgtcttttccttttggtttctctagtttaatttcattgcCAAAGACTTTCAAACCAGTGAGTTCCAAAGCTTTCTCCAGGTCTTCAGCAGATTCAAAATCCACATAACCAAATTTCCTAGTCATACCAATTCTGACATCCACAACAGCAAGATCATTTTTAGCAAAAACATCGCTGATACCAGTTTTTAATTCAGGAGCAGATTTGTTAAAGTTTAGGTTTTCAACAAAGAGATTGAAAGCCGTGGTCGGTTCTGTGCCTTCCACTTTCTGTTTCTTGGCTTCAGGAGCTGCTTTCTGTTTGGCCATTTCCTTCTTTCGTTTTCCAGGTGCTTCTTTGACaggctcttcctcctcctcttcttcctcctcatcttcatcatcatcatcttcatcctcatcatcttcatcatcatcttcatcctcatcatcttcatcgTTGTCGTCATCCTCGTCCTCATCAtcctcttcttcatcttcatcctCAGCCACGTTCTTGGCTTTCACAGGAACAACTTTTGCAGCTTTCTTTCCTTTGGCTGGTGTAGTCTCCATAGCTTCTTCTTCAGAGTCATCTTCCTCGTTgtcatcatcctcatcctcatcatcttcatcatcttcatcatcctcatcctctgaggcaggggcagcagctgctgctttCATCACTGCTGGTTCAATttcatcttcatcctcatcttcGTCCTcgtcatcctcatcatcttcctcactgtcatcctcctcctcttcatcactGTCTTCCTTCTTGGCATTCTTACCATTCTTTGCCCCCTTGGCTGGGATGGCAGCACCCTTCTTACCAGGAGTTGCTACCAATGCTTTGCCTGGTGTGGCTCCCTTCTTGCCAGGTGTGGCAACTGCTTTGGTTGGTGTAACTGTCTTCTTGGCAGGTGTTGCTGCTGCCTTTTTGCCTGGAGTGACAGCTGCTTTCTTGGCTGGTGTGGCAACTGCAACCTTTTTTGTTGGGGAAACTACCACCTTCTTTGCTGAAGTTGCAGCAGCCTTCTTGCCTTTCTTCTGAGGTATGACAACCTCTTCTCCACTGCtatcatcttcttcatcttctgaCATTTCTTCATCTTCACTATCTTCTTCTACCTCCTTTGGAGGAGGAGCCATTTTCTTGGGGTCACCTTGATTTTTACCTGCCTTCGCGAGCTTCACCATGATGGCGGCTTATGGCGGCGGAGTGTGGAGCGGAGAAGTGGCGCAGATGAATCCAGAGGAAGCCAAGTGAGGGCGATGGCGGCCGCGGGTGCTGAAGATCCCGGAGCACGTAccaatatttattgttattaggGTTTTTGAGCTTCTTATATCTACCGATTTATAGTATTCATCAACCATAGAAaagttttggaaattatttcttcaaatatattttttatcccTCTGCTTTCTCCTCTACTTGAGAGACCCGCAATTATACTTATAGCAATTATCTGAGGTGGTTTCACAGCTCTCTCTGATGCTCTATTGTCCCcagtattatttctattatgtttcattttggatcatttttattgctgtttattCAAGTTCACCAATCTTTTCTTCGGTAATATCTGCTCTGACATTAATTAAGTTTACATATCTAGAACTTcattgtgttcttttttatttttcaaatcttttttagCATGTTCAATCCTTCTAGTTTCTTGAACATATGGAATACAGTTAACTTTAAATGTCACTGTCTACTAATTCTACCATCTGTGTCATTTCTGTGTCAGTTTTGATTGTCTTCTTCTCTTAATATGTATATTTACCTCCTTTTTTGTctgcctggtaatttttgtttGGAAGacagacattgtgaattttattttactggATGCTGGATATTTCTCTATTTCAATAGTCTTAAGCTTTGTTCTTGGACATGTACTTGAAAACAGAATAATCTTTCTGGGCTTGCTTTAAAGATTTAATAGGTGGAATATTACAGCAGTGCTTAATCTAGGGCTATTTCCATTACTAAGGTAAGTACTCAGTTGAATAACTGAAGGGACACTCTGCAAATCTCTATAGTTCTTCTTTTGTGAAGCTCTGCCTTCTTTGTTACTCTCTTCTGCAAATTCAAGCTGCCTTGGTCTCCGTAGACTCTCAGCTCTGTCTCTTCAACTCAAGGAGATGATCAAAATTGACTCAGATTCCCACTCTTCGTACTGGGGCCTGGAAACACTCTCAAAGCAGCAAGATGAGCCAACAATAGGGTTCCCCTTGTTTTTCGTCCATCTCTCAGGGATCACTGCATTTCATTGTCTGATGTCAAATATCTTAGTAActgttatttcatatattttgttcactgttttCAATGTTTCAGTCCAGAGGGCAAATTCAGTCTCGATTATTCCATCTTAGCCCAAAGTAGAAGTTTTCTATCCTTTACTTTTGAAAATGTCCTTTCTCTTAGTTCCTGTGACATGATTTCCTCTTGATTATCCCCTTGTTTTTTGTTATTACCCTTCTTCCACTCACCCCATAATCAATATGTATCTATTCTTATCTCTACATTTTCCCCTCTTAAGGCTCATCCACCATTGTGGGTCAGGTACCATCCCATCTGTATACCTATATCCTATCTACTGCTGCCTGAAAGGATTTCCATTTGAACGTCTCGCTCTCATTTCAGTTCAACAGCTTGGTGTATTGCAAGGTGCACTTTTTAAGGTGTCAAAATGCCTGGATTCTAGTCCATGCTGTGCCACTAACTACCTAGTTAGGTAACCTTAGAGAGAAATAACTTATATATTCTTGGCTTCAATTTACTAACTTATGAAGTGAATACCCTCTTTAGAAAaattatagtcttttttttttttacattaacaCCCTTTAATTCTAAGTAACTCTGATTAAAACTGTTAAATTTTCATTACCTTACCCACTTCCTGTCTCTGAAAACTAGCTGCCTTCACCTCAAATTTGCATTAATGCTATAGCCTCAcaaacttcatttctttcttcccactCTGTTGGATATTACTGCCAGATATTCTTCCTTAAATACTTTAATCAACTAGATCC
It includes:
- the LOC104669602 gene encoding nucleolin-like produces the protein MVKLAKAGKNQGDPKKMAPPPKEVEEDSEDEEMSEDEEDDSSGEEVVIPQKKGKKAAATSAKKVVVSPTKKVAVATPAKKAAVTPGKKAAATPAKKTVTPTKAVATPGKKGATPGKALVATPGKKGAAIPAKGAKNGKNAKKEDSDEEEEDDSEEDDEDDEDEDEDEDEIEPAVMKAAAAAPASEDEDDEDDEDDEDEDDDNEEDDSEEEAMETTPAKGKKAAKVVPVKAKNVAEDEDEEEDDEDEDDDNDEDDEDEDDDEDDEDEDDDDEDEEEEEEEEEPVKEAPGKRKKEMAKQKAAPEAKKQKVEGTEPTTAFNLFVENLNFNKSAPELKTGISDVFAKNDLAVVDVRIGMTRKFGYVDFESAEDLEKALELTGLKVFGNEIKLEKPKGKDSKKERDARTLLAKNLPYKVTQDELKEVFEDAAEIRLVSKDGKSKGIAYIEFKTEADAEKTFEEKQGTEIDGQSISLYYTGEKGQNQDYRGGKNSTWSGESKTLVLSNLSYSATEETLQEVFEKATFIKVPQNQNGKSKGYAFIEFASFEDAKEALNSCNKREIEGRAIRLELQGPRGSPNARSQPSKTLFVKGLSEDTTEETLKESFDGSVRARIVTDQETGSSKGFGFVDFNSEEDAKAAKEAMEDGEIDGNKVTLDWAKPKGEGGFGGRGGGRGGFGGRGGGRGGRGGFGGRGRGGFGGRGGFRGGRGGGGDHKPQGKKTKFE